DNA from Evansella sp. LMS18:
ATGTGAACTGTTCGTTCCTTGGCAGCTCATAAATCGCGTTATAGAGCATGCCTTCCCCTTTAAGAATCTGCAGTGGAGGCGACCAAGGGAAATCATTAAAGTCACCAAGCACGACCACATTTGCTTCCGGCTGCTTATCTTTCAGCTCCGCGATAAAATCATGAACAACCTCGGCAATCTCTTCCCGCTGGTCCCGGCTGCCCTGGACAGGCGGCTGGTCCATGCCAAACACTGCTGTATCGCCACGCTTGGAGTTCCAGTGGTTGCCGATCACATAAACTGACTCACCTTTAAAAATAAATTCAGTTAAGAGAGATTTTCTGGCGCTCTCCCATGCCTCATTCGTTGGATCAATCCGCCCGGAAATATAATTTAAATTGCCTTCTTCATCAATTTCCAGAGCGTCTTCCGGCCCGCCGATTTCTCCAGCCGGCAAATGCACACGATCCGTCCTGTAAATATGGCCCACACGGATATTACCACCAGGGATGCCCCCGTCTGCCCCGTCAACCGGAGCCACATCTGTATATGCATACTGCGGACCACCAAGTCGCTGGATTTCGTCAATCAGCACCTGATAGCTTTCACTAGCGTCTGTATTCCCGCTGTTCGTTTCGCCATCATTATCCATTACTTCCACAAGTGTAACGATATCCGGCGCATTCAGTTCATTCGCCATGGAATTAGCAAGCCTGTATATTTTTTCGCTGCCAACCCCTGGATAGAAGTTTTCCACATTATAAGTAGCCACAGTAAGCTTATCTTCATCAAATTCAATAGTCGTTTCATTCCTGCGCACAGTACCACCGTCATGGAGTTCAGGCAGGCCTTCCACAGGCTGGATCTTGAAGTTACCGAAATTATATCCGACAACGCCCAGAATGGATTCCTCAAAGTAATCCCCTGTTTTTGCCACAGTGCCACCAGGTACATTCACAAACATAATCTCCATGTTCGGTTCGTCGTCTTCCAGGTAAATACCTCCATCCGGAGTCCGGTTGCTTAAGTCAAATTCTTCCGAGATAACGGTAAGCTCGTTGTACTGCTGGGGCCCTGTTACCGTAACCTGGCCTGGAATTTCTATAAGCATACCTTCAAGGCTTTCATAAAAATCCAGTGCGTTTACTTCCGCATCAAATGTGTCCGGATCGTAAATATCATAGTTATCCGGGTCCTCAAGGAGTACAGACGGTATCTCCCTGTCCACGCCAACTACCACAGGATCCGGCAGTTCATTTCCACTTGATTCCACTTCAAGAGATGAACCGACAATCTGTGTAGTAGTCAGGTCATTGTTATCGTCGTAGCCCCGCTCTTCAAACTCTGTAACACGGCCGTCAACCAGCACGGAGTCCCCTGCGGCAACACCGTGGCCCGGGTTATAGACAAAAATTCCTTCTGACGTATTTACATTCCCGTCAGATTCTGCGCTTTGCATATAAAAACCGTTGTTTTGCGTATAAGTAACAATCCCCGGCACTTCTCTTACAACCATATCTTCGTATGGGGAAATATGGGAAGCACCTTGTATATCATAAATTTCCAGGGACCCTGCTTCCGGGAGTACTGTATAAGTGAATTCCCTCACCGGGCTGGCAGTCATCCCTTCTTTTACAGCAATTGCTTTTATCGTTGTTTCTTCCGTAATTTCGATCGGCCCTTCATAAAGCGTGCTCTCTGAAGTTGGCTCTGAGCCGTCAGCAGTGTAATAGATTTCTGCTCCTTCTGTAAAAGTGGAGAGGAATACTTCTGTACCTTGTTCCACTTCTCCTGAACCAGGAGATGCTGTTACTGGCTGCACTACTGTTGCGTCTTCGATTAAATCGTATTCAAAACGAGGCATTACCTTATGTTCGTAAAAATGATAGTTTACTACACCAATAATATAGTCATAGTCCGTGTGCTCCCTTACTGTTGCCGCCTCTCCCAGTACGAGGAACTCTCCGGCAGAATCAGTTGCCCGGAAATCATTGAAACCAATGTTATTTTCCACTCTTGCATCCTGCACCATCACCAGACGGGCTTCAAGATTTTCCGCAGTATCTTCATCTCTTAAGTCGGCGGATGTTACTAATTCCGGCGTCACCTGTTCCGCATTTCTTTGCACAAGTTCAGAAACACCATCATTTACGAGCAGCTGTTTCATGTCCCGGAAATGGTCAAGTTCCCCGGTAAACCGGACTTTGTCCCCGATAGAGAACATGCTGCCAAGGCCTGTGCCTCTTACAAGCATGCCAGCTGTATCGTCCTGAATGTACATATTCGTCTGGCCGCCAGCTTCAAAGTGGGCGGTAACGATTCCAGTTACCGTGTGTACTGTACCGAGCTCCTGCTCCCTTAGCTCAGCTATTGAAATGGAAGCAAAATCAAAATCTGCAGAAATATCATTTACATATAAAGTTCCGTATGTTCCTGTTAAGTCGTCATTCGTATGTGTAATGATTACGTTCTCGCGGCTCCCATGCTGTACTTCATAGGAAGTTATTTCAGGAACTATTTCCGTTCCGTCCCCTGTAACGATGAGCAGGTCAATATAATCATTTATATCCCTGCCCTTAGGGTATGTTTTATCGAATTCTACTTTAAAACTTACAGAATCAATGACCTCTGCTGATTCCACTGTCCTGTTTGTGCGTTTTCCTGTTTCTCCAACGTTGCTCTCATTATCAGCTGCCGGTGTTCTGTCAAGTGCCGGAGCGCCCTTAGCTATTCCTTCTGCAGCAGCTGAAGTGAATTGCACAGCGCCCGCTGCCGGTGCGAAACCGGAAAGAACAAGTACCACGGCTAAAAACGTTGCAGCAAATTTACGGTACCAAAATGATCGGTAAGGCATTTATTTCCCTCCTGTAAAAAGTTTTCAGCTCAAATTCCCGTTTCAACCATCCCAGTACATATTACGGAAATTCAAACTGGCCTGAGGCAGAGTAAAGCCTGTCCCGCCAGAAAGCACTTACATTATAGTGCTGCTCTCGCCAGATGTAAATGCACACTTTTCTGAATTTTAGACAGGGTAATTTCCGCGTGACTTTTGTATCACTGGGAAAGAACTGGTTTTTGGAAGGAAATTCCTTTAAAATTTATATAAATATAACTGATCTGATACGGTTGGCGAATTTAATAACGTTCTGTCTCTCTATCGGTTCCTTAACAATTCTATTTATCCAGTAGCCCTCTCTCGATTGTTCAGTCACCAACCTCCCATCAGGTCATAAGTCCCTGTAAAAACACCTTTACACCCCTATTGACAATATTTATGCGAAAAAGTCACAGATTGACACAAATTACGGGGCCAGACCCTATTGCCATCAAGTTAACGAATCTTAGTTATCGTAATGCTGGCTTTCGCTCTGGGCAGTCGCGAAAGGTAGGGATGCGTTCCTGGGTACTGGTGTTCCCCCGAGTGAGGGAACGAATGAGGCAGATTCGTTCCCTGAGTAGGGCACTTGCTTCGTGCGTGGGAACGAATGAAGCGGATTCGTTCCCTGAGTAGGGCACTTGCTTCGTGCGTGGGAACGAATGAGGCCGATTCGTTCCCTGAGTAGGGCACTTGCTCCGTGCGTGGGAACGAATGAGGCCGATTCGTTCCCTGAGTGGGGCACTTGCTCCGTGCGTGGGAACGAATGAGGCCGATTCGTTCCCTGAGTGGGGCACTTGCTTCGTGCGTGGGAACGAATGAGGCGGATTCGTTCCCTGAGTGGGGCACTTGCTTCGTGCGAGGGCACGAATGTTTTGTCCAGTTCTCTAAACTTGATAGCAATGGGGCCAGACCCCTGAACTTTTCGTTCAGGGGTCTGGCCCCATAAAAAAAA
Protein-coding regions in this window:
- a CDS encoding chitobiase/beta-hexosaminidase C-terminal domain-containing protein — protein: MPYRSFWYRKFAATFLAVVLVLSGFAPAAGAVQFTSAAAEGIAKGAPALDRTPAADNESNVGETGKRTNRTVESAEVIDSVSFKVEFDKTYPKGRDINDYIDLLIVTGDGTEIVPEITSYEVQHGSRENVIITHTNDDLTGTYGTLYVNDISADFDFASISIAELREQELGTVHTVTGIVTAHFEAGGQTNMYIQDDTAGMLVRGTGLGSMFSIGDKVRFTGELDHFRDMKQLLVNDGVSELVQRNAEQVTPELVTSADLRDEDTAENLEARLVMVQDARVENNIGFNDFRATDSAGEFLVLGEAATVREHTDYDYIIGVVNYHFYEHKVMPRFEYDLIEDATVVQPVTASPGSGEVEQGTEVFLSTFTEGAEIYYTADGSEPTSESTLYEGPIEITEETTIKAIAVKEGMTASPVREFTYTVLPEAGSLEIYDIQGASHISPYEDMVVREVPGIVTYTQNNGFYMQSAESDGNVNTSEGIFVYNPGHGVAAGDSVLVDGRVTEFEERGYDDNNDLTTTQIVGSSLEVESSGNELPDPVVVGVDREIPSVLLEDPDNYDIYDPDTFDAEVNALDFYESLEGMLIEIPGQVTVTGPQQYNELTVISEEFDLSNRTPDGGIYLEDDEPNMEIMFVNVPGGTVAKTGDYFEESILGVVGYNFGNFKIQPVEGLPELHDGGTVRRNETTIEFDEDKLTVATYNVENFYPGVGSEKIYRLANSMANELNAPDIVTLVEVMDNDGETNSGNTDASESYQVLIDEIQRLGGPQYAYTDVAPVDGADGGIPGGNIRVGHIYRTDRVHLPAGEIGGPEDALEIDEEGNLNYISGRIDPTNEAWESARKSLLTEFIFKGESVYVIGNHWNSKRGDTAVFGMDQPPVQGSRDQREEIAEVVHDFIAELKDKQPEANVVVLGDFNDFPWSPPLQILKGEGMLYNAIYELPRNEQFTYVYNGNSQSLDSIVVSSHLQEGLEADIMHINSQFMETHGRASDHDPMMVQLEIPNIDPDYDMGDTTPPVIEFVDPELNEDPRIVLTVGDSFEVPAVTAVDNVDGDLTDQVTVENNVDTSRAGTYTVRYTVEDAAGNRAVKTLTVVVESDAAPLEELANGSFESWVDGYPENWGGSSTNIARSRVSQSEDSYDGDYSVRLENTSTSHNRFTTQPYSMVEGVTYEVTFMAKGNGEIRNAMFAPGYHGNNYSNYSPYTVLNGGDWQEITWEYTAPGNGEAQIIFSVRSTTGDHVLVDNVQVRVK